The genome window GAGAAAAGCCCGGGCCCCAAGATCTTCTGCCTGAGCGGCCGGGTGCGCCGGCCGGGCAACTATGAGGCGGAGCTGGGCAAGATCACCTTCCGGGATCTCATCTTTGGGGAAGAATACGGTCAGGGCCTGCTGGAGGATGGGCGGACGGTGAAGGCCATCCTCCCGGCGGGGGCCTCCGCCCCCATGCTGCCGGCCTCCGCCCTGGACACCCCCCTGGATTACGAATCCGTCCAGGCCGCTGGCTCCATGCTGGGTTCGGCTTCCATCATCGTCCTGGATGACACGGTGGACATCGTCTGGGCGGCTTACAAGATGGTGCGGTTCTTTCAGCATGAGTCCTGTGGCAAGTGCACGCCGTGCCGGGAGGGAACTTACTGGTTGCGCCGGGTCTATGAGCGGATCATCGCCGGTCGCGGACGCCCTCAGGATCCCGAGCTTCTGGAGAGCATCGCCCGTCAGATGGCGGGCAAGACCCTCTGCCCCCTGGGGGACTTCGCCACCAGCCCGGTGCTCTCCAGCCTGAAGTATTTCCGAAAGGAATACGAGGCCTATCTCCAGCGCGTGGCGAAGACACCCGCGGAGATGCCTGCCTGAGCGGCGGGAGGCCTGGAGACGCGCACGTCCAGGCCAACCCCAGCAAGGGTAAGGCGGTGGCTGGATTGCGTGGATGCCGATGGCGGGAGGGACGATGCCCCGTGCGCCTTTCTCGTGGAGCGGGGATTTAACCGAGGAGGAGATCCGGCGAATCCTCCGCGAGGGGGATCCGGAGGAGCGAGCTCGCCTGATCGGGCGGATCGTCTCGGAGGCCCCCTTCGAGGCCATCTGGCAGTATGTCACGCCGGCGGAGATCGCGGCGAACTGGCCGGTGGTCCGGCGCTACATCTGGCCGCCGGACCTGCGCGAGATCTGGGAGTGGGGTCTCCATGTCTGGGGATATGAGGTCGCTTCTGACGCCCCTCCAGAGGAGGGTGCTTAAAGCGTTCTTCGCCAGGCCCTTTGCTCACCAGTTCGTGCTCACTGGAGGGACCGCGCTGGCTGCCTTTTACCTGTTCCATCGAATCAGTGAGGATCTGGACCTGTTCACGCCGAACCCAGGGGACATGCAGGACGTGGAGCGTGGGATAAGCGACATCGCCCATCAGGAAGGGCTGGCGGTGGCGCTCGAACGACGCTCCCCTTTTTTCTGTCGTGTCTTCCTGTTCGAAGCGGAGGGCTCCTCACCCTTGAAGGTGGATCTCGCCTATGATCCTGGACCCTGGTTCGGCTCCCCGGTGGAGCGGGAAGGAATACAGGTGGATTCCCTGGAAAACATTGCGGCCAACAAGGTAACCGCTCTGATGAGCCGTGGCGAGCTGCGGGATTTCATCGATCTTTACTTCGTTTTGAAGGATACGGGTTGGACTTTCGATCATCTGCTGACCCTGGCGCGTCAGAAGGATCCGGGACTGAAGGAGTTCTATCTGGCGGGTTTCATTCATCAGCAGTTGAAGCGGATGCGGGCCCTTCCGCCTTTATACCGGCCTCTGGATCTGGAGGACTTCCGACGGTTCTATGCGGACCTGGCGGAGACATTGATGCGTCGCTCCAGGCCGGACGTCTATGGGGGCTGAGGGGAGGGGTTAGGGAGCGGCGACACCGCGTCTCTCCGCCCTGAACTCACGATGAGGAGTGAGGAATGGCAGGAACGGTGCGGATCCTGATCGATGATCGCTCCATCGAGGTGCCGGCCGGCATGCTGGTGGTGGACGCGGCCAAGCAGGCCGGGATCGATATCCCGGTGTTCTGTTACCATCCCAAGCTCGAGCCGGCCGGGATGTGCCGGATGTGTCTGGTGGAGGTGGGGACGATCCAGGTGGATCCGAACACCCGGCAGCCCCTCCGGGATGAGGAGGGACGGCCGGTGGTGCGCTGGATGCCCCGCCTTCAGACCGCCTGCACCACCCGGGTCGCCGAGGGCATGGTGGTGCGGACGAACACCCTCCAGGTTCGGGAGGCCCAGCGGGCGGTCCTGGAGTTCCTGCTGACCAGCCATCCTCTGGATTGCCCGATCTGCGACAAGGGCGGGGAATGCCCCCTCCAGAATCTCACGATGCGCTATGGCCCCGCCGAATCCCGCTTCGACTACTGGGATAAGATGCACCAGGAGAAGCGGGTCCCCCTGGGGGATCTCATCATCCTGGATCGGGAGCGGTGTATCCTCTGCGGCCGCTGTATCCGTTTCCAGGAGGAGATCGCTGATGATCCGGTGCTGGGGTTCTCCGATCGCGGGCGGGGCATGGAGATCATCACCTTCTCCGATCCGCCCTTCGCCAGTTACTTCTCCGGTAACACCACGGATATCTGTCCGGTGGGCGCCCTGACCACCACGGATTTCCGATTCCGGGCCCGGCCCTGGGAGATGACGCCGATCCCTAGCATCTGCCCCCACTGCCCGGTGGGCTGCAACATCACCCTGGACATACGGCCCTCGGCCCGCAAGGGTGGATGGGATATCCTGCGGGTGATGCCGCGCCAGCATGAGGAGGTCAATGAGATCTGGATCTGCGATAAGGGGCGCTTTGTGCATCACTTCGCCACGGCGGAAGATCGCCTCCGGCAGCCCCTGATCCGGCGGGACGGTGAGCTGGTCCCGGTTTCCTGGGAGGAGGCGCTGGATCGCGTGGCGGAGGCCATGCGGCAGGCCGGATCTCGGGCCGCCGGCATCATCGGGGATCGTCTTCCCAACGAGGATCTTTACTTGTTTCGCAAATTGTTCGAGGAGGCCCTGGGATCCCCCTGGGTGACTATGGATCCCCCGGTCTTCGGAGGGGAGTGGGTCGCCCGTTACGGGGTGGGGGTCGGCACGGACTTCGGACGGATGGGGCCGGGGAGCCTGATCGTGGTGATGGCGGGCGATCTGGAGGAGGAGGCTCCGGTCTGGTTCCTGCGCGTCCGGGGGGCGGTGCGCCGGGGCGCCCGGCTGATCGTGGCGGGGGGCAAGCCCCAGAAGGCCGAACGTTATGCGGATCCGATCCTCCGATACCGCTTCGGGACGGAAGTCCTGGTCCTGGTCGGGGTGTTGCAGGTGTTGCTGGAGGAGAACCGGGTGGCCCCTGAGGCTCTTCCCCGATTGGAGGGCCTGGAGGCCCTAAGGAAGGCCGT of Thermoflexus sp. contains these proteins:
- the nuoG gene encoding NADH-quinone oxidoreductase subunit NuoG encodes the protein MAGTVRILIDDRSIEVPAGMLVVDAAKQAGIDIPVFCYHPKLEPAGMCRMCLVEVGTIQVDPNTRQPLRDEEGRPVVRWMPRLQTACTTRVAEGMVVRTNTLQVREAQRAVLEFLLTSHPLDCPICDKGGECPLQNLTMRYGPAESRFDYWDKMHQEKRVPLGDLIILDRERCILCGRCIRFQEEIADDPVLGFSDRGRGMEIITFSDPPFASYFSGNTTDICPVGALTTTDFRFRARPWEMTPIPSICPHCPVGCNITLDIRPSARKGGWDILRVMPRQHEEVNEIWICDKGRFVHHFATAEDRLRQPLIRRDGELVPVSWEEALDRVAEAMRQAGSRAAGIIGDRLPNEDLYLFRKLFEEALGSPWVTMDPPVFGGEWVARYGVGVGTDFGRMGPGSLIVVMAGDLEEEAPVWFLRVRGAVRRGARLIVAGGKPQKAERYADPILRYRFGTEVLVLVGVLQVLLEENRVAPEALPRLEGLEALRKAVADYPLDEISDRTGVPVEPLKAFARAIAEAREVVFIFGREGVMDGEAFAGMAANVLALTGHVGRPNNGLLPLWPHANTQGALDFIGVRPLPEEVPALYVVGADPVGDGRVMPRTGFLVVQDLFLTETARMADVVLPAQSWAERDGTFTSGDRRVQRFYKAIPAVGEARGDWEIFVALALRLGQRWRYLSPEAVMDEIARTIPRYAGMDYGALAWTRPQWPPVGTARDLYFGGTARPNTAGLGRAWASEAEDPEARWPLFWKALEVPSEEVMLAVPTRRLYHEGTLIARTPHLRSWVVPWMARMHPETARRLQLEAGRMAIIQANSRMLRLPVEVDPAVPPQVILLPASLAPRAGAVQALPVEFRVEVGDGALPR
- a CDS encoding nucleotidyl transferase AbiEii/AbiGii toxin family protein, which produces MLKAFFARPFAHQFVLTGGTALAAFYLFHRISEDLDLFTPNPGDMQDVERGISDIAHQEGLAVALERRSPFFCRVFLFEAEGSSPLKVDLAYDPGPWFGSPVEREGIQVDSLENIAANKVTALMSRGELRDFIDLYFVLKDTGWTFDHLLTLARQKDPGLKEFYLAGFIHQQLKRMRALPPLYRPLDLEDFRRFYADLAETLMRRSRPDVYGG